From a region of the Pukyongiella litopenaei genome:
- the peaD gene encoding quinohemoprotein amine dehydrogenase subunit beta → MRKLLTAAALSAFAALPALAGDLLVTVARPSNLYVFDAEQRALKTDCNLASNPLPGIIAMSPDNSIAYVLVNNWQDVIGVDIETCDTVFHAAQSTEDVIRRSIASLAVSKDGSQLYTVRNPVRLHADRFEVLPAEFAVYDTGAGLSAEPVALHPAPRRSTLMATDRNGQVYIAGHDIFRVDPASGETETAIANASWDRPTYSPPDVLAFWPTGSQNDEFLLMYTAARFTDETQQEMADFVWGYETVDLTTGETEIADFASFEVLMFSAVRTPHDPKHLYAVYTQLSKHDLETQELVKRVDLPHTYYVINISSDGKEVYVGGTNDDIGIYDTETLERIGEIRMPSGGDMSVATLQVVPQG, encoded by the coding sequence ATGAGAAAGCTACTGACAGCGGCGGCCCTTTCCGCGTTTGCGGCGCTGCCCGCCCTGGCCGGCGATCTGCTGGTCACCGTGGCGCGGCCGTCGAACCTCTATGTGTTCGACGCCGAACAGCGCGCGCTGAAAACCGACTGCAACCTGGCCAGCAACCCGCTGCCCGGCATCATCGCGATGTCGCCGGACAACAGCATCGCCTATGTGCTGGTCAACAACTGGCAGGACGTGATCGGGGTGGACATCGAAACCTGCGACACCGTGTTTCACGCGGCGCAATCGACCGAGGACGTGATCCGCCGGTCGATCGCCTCGCTGGCGGTATCCAAGGATGGCAGCCAGCTCTACACGGTGCGCAACCCGGTGCGGCTGCATGCCGACCGCTTCGAGGTGCTGCCGGCCGAATTCGCGGTCTATGACACCGGCGCCGGGCTGAGCGCCGAACCGGTGGCGCTGCACCCTGCCCCGCGCCGGTCGACCCTGATGGCAACCGACCGCAACGGCCAGGTCTATATCGCCGGGCATGACATCTTCCGTGTCGATCCCGCCAGCGGCGAGACCGAAACCGCGATCGCCAATGCCAGCTGGGACCGGCCGACCTACAGCCCCCCGGACGTGCTGGCCTTCTGGCCGACCGGGTCGCAGAACGACGAGTTCCTGCTGATGTATACCGCCGCCAGGTTCACCGATGAAACGCAGCAGGAAATGGCGGATTTCGTCTGGGGCTACGAAACGGTGGACCTGACCACCGGCGAAACCGAGATCGCAGATTTCGCGTCCTTCGAGGTGCTGATGTTCTCGGCCGTGCGCACGCCGCATGATCCAAAGCACCTCTACGCGGTCTATACCCAGCTGTCCAAACACGACCTGGAGACACAGGAACTGGTCAAACGGGTGGACCTGCCGCACACCTATTACGTCATCAACATCTCGAGCGACGGCAAGGAGGTCTATGTCGGCGGCACCAACGACGATATCGGCATCTATGACACCGAAACGCTCGAACGGATCGGCGAGATCCGGATGCCCTCGGGCGGCGACATGTCGGTAGCGACCCTGCAGGTCGTGCCGCAGGGATGA
- a CDS encoding ABC transporter ATP-binding protein codes for MTGLAETGRRGPGHPSLPRPFAYLFARLATALFGAAPATWLMPVLGPYRHRLAVLLLLGFVAAGLGLIPPYLSKLVIDHGLMAGDTGALVGWSAALFAVGLAAVGLGAVNNILHMRASVRMLADLRRALLDALIARPQRWFAGQRAGEMLARIDGDAGEVQQFAFTALLGGMSSVVRLVGGTAMLMVLNWKLGLVAGVLAPVELLFLVWARPRTERLAGTARSARGRLTAGLSETLHALPALQIADGTGWARARSLSDQDRLNRRLMIQQRWGEFTRAVPQILSALMRACIFVAGGIVVIRGDWPLGSLIAFIAYMGFMIGPMQSLLGLWHAQARAKVALGRLDALMGGAAPAATAAAEPAGFALRLDRLCWGRDGKPLAGPVSMDIPQGTKLALSGPSGAGKTSLLMLLTGQEAPLSGTACLGGVRIDAIAPERLRRHIAFVSQRPLIVRASLRDNLFLPNDFWRAGDADGRVRDLLEMLGLADRFRHAGGLDTVLGESGLTLSGGERQRICLARALLRPFDILILDEALSEVDPPGVARIIAHIDRVFPDRTRIITTHATKEAYGPFDRVLDLNGASA; via the coding sequence ATGACCGGGCTGGCCGAGACCGGCCGGCGCGGGCCGGGGCATCCGTCGCTGCCCCGGCCGTTTGCATATCTGTTCGCCCGCCTCGCGACGGCGCTGTTCGGCGCCGCGCCGGCAACATGGCTGATGCCCGTTCTCGGACCCTACCGGCATCGGCTGGCGGTCCTGCTGCTGCTGGGGTTCGTCGCGGCGGGGCTGGGCCTGATCCCGCCCTATCTCAGCAAACTGGTGATCGACCACGGGCTGATGGCCGGAGACACCGGGGCGCTGGTCGGATGGTCGGCGGCGCTGTTTGCGGTGGGGCTGGCGGCGGTGGGGCTCGGCGCGGTCAACAACATCCTGCACATGCGGGCCTCGGTGCGGATGCTGGCCGACCTGCGGCGCGCGCTGCTCGACGCGCTGATCGCGAGGCCGCAGCGCTGGTTTGCCGGGCAGCGGGCGGGCGAGATGCTGGCCCGGATCGACGGGGATGCCGGCGAGGTTCAGCAATTTGCCTTCACTGCGCTGCTCGGCGGGATGTCCTCGGTGGTGCGGCTGGTCGGCGGCACTGCCATGCTGATGGTGCTGAACTGGAAACTGGGTCTGGTGGCGGGGGTCCTCGCCCCGGTGGAACTGCTGTTCCTGGTCTGGGCACGCCCCCGCACCGAGCGGCTGGCCGGCACGGCCCGCAGCGCGCGCGGGCGCCTGACCGCCGGGCTGTCGGAAACGCTGCATGCCCTGCCCGCCCTGCAGATCGCCGACGGCACCGGCTGGGCGCGCGCGCGCAGCCTGTCCGACCAGGACCGGCTCAACCGCCGCCTGATGATCCAGCAGCGCTGGGGCGAATTTACCCGCGCGGTCCCGCAGATCCTGTCGGCGCTGATGCGCGCCTGCATCTTCGTGGCCGGGGGCATCGTGGTGATCCGGGGCGACTGGCCGCTGGGATCGCTGATCGCCTTCATCGCCTATATGGGGTTCATGATCGGCCCGATGCAGTCGCTGCTGGGGCTGTGGCATGCGCAGGCCCGCGCCAAGGTGGCGCTGGGACGGCTGGACGCGCTGATGGGCGGCGCGGCACCCGCCGCAACCGCTGCCGCCGAGCCGGCCGGGTTCGCGCTGCGCCTCGACCGGCTGTGCTGGGGCCGCGATGGCAAACCGTTGGCCGGACCGGTCAGCATGGACATTCCCCAAGGCACGAAGCTGGCGCTTTCGGGGCCGAGCGGGGCGGGCAAGACCAGCCTGCTGATGTTGCTGACAGGCCAGGAGGCGCCCCTGTCGGGAACCGCATGCCTGGGTGGCGTCCGAATCGACGCGATCGCACCGGAACGGCTGCGCCGCCATATCGCGTTCGTGTCGCAACGGCCCCTGATCGTGCGGGCCAGCCTGCGCGACAACCTGTTCCTGCCTAACGATTTCTGGCGTGCTGGGGATGCCGACGGGCGCGTCCGGGACCTGCTGGAGATGCTGGGGCTTGCCGACCGGTTCCGCCACGCGGGCGGGCTGGACACCGTGCTGGGCGAAAGCGGCCTGACCCTGTCGGGTGGCGAACGGCAGCGGATCTGCCTCGCCCGCGCCCTTCTGAGACCGTTCGATATCCTGATCCTGGACGAAGCCCTGTCCGAGGTCGACCCACCCGGCGTGGCGCGGATCATCGCCCATATCGACAGGGTTTTCCCCGACCGGACCCGGATCATCACCACCCATGCGACGAAAGAGGCATATGGGCCGTTCGACCGCGTTCTGGACTTGAACGGGGCATCGGCATGA
- a CDS encoding AMP-binding protein: MTSGNHPTTAPENGLSHVRGALEPALATVTIPHLLDDTVARFGDRDAVVFSDAGLRLSYRAFSREVDRLAAGLRALGLEKGDRVGIWSPNRFEWVLTQFATARIGLVLVNINPAYRLAELEYALNKVGCTALIAARAFKSSDYLGMIQTLAPELAQTKGAPLRAAKLPDLRHIIVMDPEPGPGILSFDALRDMGSADDIAALDPITAGLKPDDPINIQFTSGTTGMPKGATLSHFNIVNNARFVTDRIDLTEADRLIIPVPLYHCFGMVMGVLGCVSKGATMIFPGEAFDPAQTLDVIEAERATALYGVPTMFVAMLQELDTRKRDLSSLRTGIMAGAPCPIDVMHRVHDDMHMDEVTICYGMTETSPVSFQSFTDDPTDKRCETVGRIHPHLEVKIVDPNGETVPVGEKGELCTKGYSVMIGYWDDKSATASSIRDGWMHTGDLATLDADGFCAIVGRVKDMIIRGGENIYPREIEEFLFRHPKISEVQVFGIPDQKFGEEICAWAVARPGVELDGEELRDYCKGQIAHFKIPRHVRIVPELPMTVTGKPQKFIMRDLMVEILQKEQAGASA; the protein is encoded by the coding sequence ATGACATCCGGAAACCACCCCACGACCGCGCCTGAAAACGGGCTTTCTCATGTCCGGGGGGCGCTCGAACCCGCGCTTGCGACTGTTACGATCCCGCATCTTCTGGACGATACGGTCGCCCGTTTCGGGGACCGGGACGCGGTGGTTTTTTCCGACGCCGGCCTGCGGCTGAGCTATCGCGCGTTCAGCCGCGAGGTCGACAGGCTGGCCGCCGGCCTGCGTGCGCTGGGCCTGGAAAAGGGAGATCGCGTCGGCATCTGGTCGCCCAACCGGTTCGAATGGGTGCTGACCCAGTTCGCGACCGCCCGGATCGGGCTGGTTCTGGTCAATATCAACCCCGCCTACCGCCTGGCCGAGCTGGAGTATGCCCTGAACAAGGTCGGCTGCACGGCGCTGATCGCCGCTCGGGCCTTCAAGAGCTCGGACTATCTGGGCATGATCCAGACCCTCGCGCCTGAACTGGCGCAAACGAAAGGTGCGCCGCTGCGCGCCGCCAAGCTGCCGGATCTGCGCCATATCATCGTGATGGACCCCGAGCCCGGCCCGGGCATCCTGTCCTTCGACGCGCTGCGCGACATGGGCAGCGCCGATGATATCGCCGCGCTCGACCCGATCACCGCCGGGCTGAAACCCGACGATCCGATCAATATCCAGTTCACCTCGGGCACCACCGGCATGCCCAAGGGGGCGACGCTGTCGCATTTCAACATCGTCAACAATGCCCGTTTCGTCACCGACAGGATCGACCTGACCGAAGCCGACCGGCTGATCATTCCGGTGCCGCTCTATCATTGTTTCGGCATGGTCATGGGGGTGCTGGGCTGCGTCAGCAAGGGCGCGACGATGATCTTTCCGGGCGAAGCCTTCGACCCCGCGCAGACGCTTGATGTGATCGAGGCCGAACGCGCCACGGCGCTTTACGGCGTGCCGACCATGTTCGTCGCCATGCTGCAGGAACTGGACACCCGCAAACGCGACCTGTCCAGCCTGCGCACCGGCATCATGGCCGGCGCCCCCTGCCCGATCGACGTGATGCACCGGGTGCATGACGACATGCACATGGACGAGGTCACGATCTGCTATGGCATGACCGAAACCTCGCCGGTGTCGTTCCAGAGCTTTACCGACGATCCCACCGACAAGCGCTGCGAGACCGTGGGACGCATCCACCCGCATCTCGAGGTCAAGATCGTCGATCCCAACGGCGAAACCGTGCCGGTCGGGGAAAAGGGCGAGCTGTGCACCAAGGGCTATTCGGTGATGATCGGATACTGGGACGACAAGTCGGCGACCGCGTCCAGCATCCGCGACGGCTGGATGCATACCGGTGACCTCGCCACGCTCGATGCGGACGGGTTCTGTGCCATCGTCGGGCGCGTCAAGGACATGATCATCCGCGGCGGCGAAAACATCTATCCGCGCGAGATCGAGGAATTCCTGTTCCGGCACCCGAAGATCAGCGAGGTCCAGGTCTTCGGCATCCCCGACCAGAAATTCGGCGAAGAAATCTGTGCCTGGGCGGTGGCCAGGCCGGGGGTCGAGCTTGATGGCGAGGAATTGCGGGATTACTGCAAGGGGCAGATCGCGCATTTCAAGATCCCCCGCCATGTCCGCATCGTGCCGGAACTGCCGATGACCGTCACCGGCAAGCCGCAGAAATTCATCATGCGGGACCTGATGGTCGAGATCCTGCAAAAGGAACAGGCCGGCGCGTCGGCCTGA